One window of Victivallis lenta genomic DNA carries:
- a CDS encoding MATE family efflux transporter → MSDLKLFFRYITPSMLGMLIAGVYSIVDIFFVGIAVGEEGLAAISLAFPVVMLVYGIGDMIGTGAGILISRERGCGNAAEANRFFNRMLLMELLAGVLLPLLVIPWLGLILTGSGATPELLPGAYSYTAILLGAGVMQMVAMGLMTAIRNDGRPILAMWLVVVGLVGNIGLDALFMIGLGWGLVGAAVATVLAQGMAMLCSLGYFFTRYAGLGVRIREMRLSRECGRILSLGIPTFGNQLSIGAMLFFHNWQSLAYGGVVALAAYTVISTVESVGSMLMTGMGAGVQPLVSYFFGGGRCRRGHRIGNYGMVSAFLLGIVMMFASMVACRFVPWSMGLSGEAAEEAAHGILIGSSAFLLLGVVRVGSVYFQASGRIIPASILIYGDSFCILPLCLLVLPLFFGLNGVWAAMPVSRIFLFGLLLFFLRRRREGNSMRVLNGC, encoded by the coding sequence ATGAGCGACCTGAAGCTGTTTTTCCGTTACATCACTCCGTCGATGCTCGGGATGCTGATTGCAGGGGTATACAGCATCGTGGATATTTTTTTCGTCGGCATCGCGGTGGGCGAAGAGGGATTGGCGGCGATCTCGCTTGCCTTCCCGGTCGTGATGCTGGTCTACGGCATCGGCGACATGATCGGCACCGGTGCGGGAATCCTGATTTCCCGGGAACGCGGCTGCGGGAATGCTGCCGAGGCGAACCGTTTTTTCAACCGGATGCTGCTGATGGAGCTGCTCGCGGGGGTTCTGCTGCCGCTGCTGGTCATTCCCTGGCTCGGTCTGATCCTGACCGGTTCCGGCGCGACGCCGGAGCTGCTGCCGGGGGCGTACAGCTATACGGCGATCCTGCTCGGCGCGGGCGTCATGCAGATGGTGGCGATGGGGCTGATGACCGCGATCCGCAACGACGGACGGCCGATTCTGGCCATGTGGCTGGTCGTGGTCGGGCTGGTCGGCAACATCGGGCTCGATGCGCTTTTCATGATCGGGCTCGGCTGGGGGCTGGTCGGCGCGGCCGTGGCGACGGTGCTCGCACAGGGGATGGCGATGCTCTGTTCGCTGGGCTATTTTTTCACGCGCTATGCGGGGCTGGGCGTGCGCATCCGGGAGATGCGGCTTTCGCGGGAGTGCGGCCGGATTCTTTCGCTCGGCATTCCGACGTTCGGCAACCAGCTTTCGATCGGCGCGATGCTGTTCTTCCACAACTGGCAGAGTCTCGCCTACGGCGGCGTAGTGGCGCTCGCCGCCTACACGGTCATCAGCACGGTCGAATCGGTCGGTTCGATGCTCATGACCGGCATGGGGGCCGGAGTTCAGCCGCTGGTGAGTTACTTCTTCGGCGGCGGCCGCTGCCGACGCGGACACCGGATCGGCAATTACGGAATGGTTTCGGCCTTTCTGCTCGGCATTGTGATGATGTTCGCTTCCATGGTCGCCTGCCGCTTCGTGCCGTGGAGCATGGGGCTCTCCGGCGAGGCGGCGGAGGAGGCGGCGCACGGAATTCTGATCGGGTCGTCCGCGTTCCTGCTGCTGGGCGTGGTCCGGGTCGGCAGCGTTTATTTTCAGGCTTCGGGCCGGATTATTCCGGCTTCGATCTTGATTTACGGCGATTCCTTCTGTATATTGCCGTTGTGTCTGCTGGTGCTGCCGCTCTTTTTCGGACTCAACGGAGTCTGGGCGGCGATGCCGGTGTCACGGATTTTTCTCTTCGGGCTGCTGCTGTTCTTCCTGCGGCGGCGCCGGGAAGGGAACAGCATGAGGGTTTTGAATGGGTGTTGA
- a CDS encoding MarR family winged helix-turn-helix transcriptional regulator: MGVDRTYAIRQHRRFMDSWFKLDRNYCRLLKRWDISINTLWVLEHLQRHPEGGEPAVLADQVNMLRQTMTLTLDQLEKRGYLCRTPHKTDRRRKIVTLTPAGQAFAAEVLDVVTGFELAAMEALTGEELEALVENSVKYQEAFEKSLESESKNGSGE; the protein is encoded by the coding sequence ATGGGTGTTGACAGAACATACGCGATCCGGCAGCACAGGCGGTTCATGGACAGCTGGTTCAAGCTCGACCGCAACTATTGCCGGCTGCTGAAAAGATGGGATATTTCAATCAATACGCTCTGGGTGCTCGAGCATCTGCAGCGCCATCCGGAGGGCGGGGAGCCGGCCGTGCTGGCCGATCAGGTCAATATGTTGCGCCAGACGATGACGCTGACGCTCGACCAGCTGGAAAAGCGCGGCTATCTGTGCCGCACACCGCATAAGACCGACCGCCGCCGCAAGATCGTGACGCTGACTCCGGCAGGGCAGGCGTTTGCCGCCGAGGTTCTCGATGTGGTGACGGGGTTCGAGCTGGCGGCGATGGAAGCGCTGACTGGCGAAGAACTCGAAGCGCTGGTCGAGAACTCCGTGAAGTATCAGGAAGCGTTCGAAAAGAGCCTCGAAAGCGAAAGTAAAAACGGCAGCGGCGAATAG
- a CDS encoding glutaredoxin family protein — MVLQVYGWDQCPHTRHAVEWLKEHNIPFDYHEIEEESRNVIEKVIDVNGGDDWVVPTLEYNGKWRPGEVFNPEKLEKDLKNLGVIP, encoded by the coding sequence ATGGTACTGCAGGTTTACGGCTGGGACCAGTGTCCCCATACAAGACATGCGGTGGAATGGCTCAAGGAGCACAACATTCCATTCGATTATCATGAGATTGAGGAGGAATCCCGGAACGTCATCGAAAAAGTCATCGATGTGAACGGCGGCGACGACTGGGTTGTCCCGACCCTCGAATACAACGGCAAATGGCGCCCGGGCGAAGTGTTCAATCCCGAAAAGCTCGAGAAAGACCTGAAAAACCTCGGCGTCATTCCATAA
- a CDS encoding N-acetylmuramoyl-L-alanine amidase family protein, with translation MQTPGPGCRGLLPLFLFGLLLLFPAGCSSDPFLHKKGRNCLKLEPGRREGRINGTLVYLTTPAGAGGEVTGTDRKTVIEPLLSMTPRLKRPLRTIVIDPGHGGREIGAPGTLHQEKELNLALARKLRAELEKRGCRVIMTRDDDRFLPLNARGDLPGERDADLFLSIHHNSARDKTVSGAEIYLLTPDGVPSTNDPADSRPPAVPQAARSLWNDMILAREIQSRLIEKSGLPDRGIRFARFRVLVRSACPALLVEAGFISNPEEEKKLADPAAQQRTAEAIADGVDAFRNRAKIGG, from the coding sequence ATGCAAACACCCGGACCCGGATGCCGCGGCCTCCTGCCGCTTTTTCTCTTCGGACTCCTGCTGCTGTTCCCCGCCGGATGCAGCTCGGACCCGTTTCTGCACAAGAAAGGACGCAACTGCCTGAAGCTCGAACCCGGCAGACGCGAAGGCCGCATCAACGGCACGCTCGTTTATCTGACCACGCCCGCGGGCGCCGGCGGAGAAGTGACCGGGACCGATCGGAAAACCGTCATCGAACCGCTGCTTTCCATGACGCCCCGCCTCAAACGTCCGCTCCGCACCATCGTCATCGACCCCGGTCACGGCGGCCGGGAGATCGGCGCGCCGGGAACGCTGCACCAGGAGAAGGAGCTGAATCTCGCCCTCGCCCGGAAGCTCCGCGCCGAACTGGAGAAGCGCGGCTGCCGGGTCATCATGACCCGCGACGACGACCGGTTCCTGCCGCTCAACGCGCGCGGCGACCTGCCGGGTGAACGCGATGCGGATCTGTTCCTGTCGATCCACCACAACTCCGCGCGCGACAAAACGGTCTCCGGCGCCGAGATTTACCTGCTGACGCCGGACGGCGTGCCGAGCACCAACGACCCGGCGGACAGCAGACCGCCGGCCGTGCCGCAGGCGGCACGTTCGCTCTGGAACGATATGATTCTGGCCCGTGAAATCCAGTCGCGCCTCATCGAGAAATCCGGGCTGCCGGACCGGGGCATCCGGTTCGCCCGCTTCCGGGTGCTGGTCCGTTCCGCCTGCCCGGCCCTGCTGGTCGAAGCCGGATTCATCTCGAATCCCGAAGAGGAGAAAAAGCTTGCCGACCCGGCCGCGCAGCAGCGGACGGCCGAAGCGATCGCCGACGGCGTCGACGCTTTCCGGAACCGCGCGAAGATCGGCGGATAA